The following proteins come from a genomic window of Leptospira dzoumogneensis:
- a CDS encoding type I polyketide synthase → MKTNYSNGALSSEQVSPVFKDLSAQSAKIFVTFSGQGLDPIPELRSFYEEGHSNSEFWQTIFSSIEEECKTIHKDRLIGALPLGFHLKDWLDQPELTPDHSILKNCSYSIPLIFLAQAAALYRVLQDESNWDVLFNETSGIFGHSQGVYAGFLLSSSPDKTTFLKNLSLILKNLISLGIRVQEEFPILELDISAKKLLKPDEIASPMAALRSENDPLLKEELEKFNITRSSEDTVYLGLKNGPKARVVCGSPESLLEFRSFLTNNSFPNLDSWAFLKISAPFHSPLLRRVPVLLEEDVKRIGFNPKQSDLKIPLYDTRDGRDLRTESDIALALSRMAVAETLDWEICLGSLEKEENKVLLISFGPGVDAEKLCSPILKGKSHLVRNLSKSESYRSFTKEVNLEFPKSWKEFQPKTVELPNGKVFLKNNYSVWTGRAPIFGGGMTPSTVEPGIVIAAAKEGYLVEWAGGGQVTEELFRKRMEVFRKELPAGTGIVINLLYLDAYLWNLQVPLVKKLKSEGAPIEGVTVSAGIPETEEAIRILKDFEAHGIWLNSFKPGTQKQIKQVISIAKQIPDSKILMQIEGGAAGGHHSWEDLEELVRSTYSEIRDCKNIILAVGGGIAEPQDSRSWLFGTWAGKNPMPVDAVFLGTRLMAAKECATSEKIKQALVEISGSENWKSTQEGKNAGGVISGRSGLGADIYYAENTWTKLSTLAEELTKGKETEEAKKAVLSKKKELISLINSTAKPYFGDLEEMSYTQILFRYLELTCPGQRLISPEGWPDHPFIDKSFRNRFIELVQRSEARISEPNDQNSILELIGCDFDPNVFLNEWKTRYKNADTILILPEDIIFFFDVCKRPGKPVNFIPVIDEDLVKWIRSDSLWYSHCEDMEPDSCAWIPGPKAIKGIHKANEPVSSIFRNFLQASLENSKPEKIHWEDLFDPNSQGKNILNLFPEEQIRNNSISIFENLDITSNDWILSLAELGKGFLTAILRSPKIGQTTSDLKLFFEPRIGRKFIWETSGSEELLLIQVWEENKLKVELKLSEKDSAELKLFFYDPKDGTAIPFQRKFSSGKTLGTFIEEDLAFREKSGLDLYLKTWGLDEKIDLNSSKGISQELESEIVIDKESILNFRKAIGELRRTDLKSDPNPPLGMSTAFAWKVLLSPLFTLENKNLFRLLHFSQNFRWEKEANELVPGDKLRSKARLAKVRKLGSGQEIQILGEILKEENKICSFQTGFLIRDVYSKFEEFDSLPFEKSILIKSEAESNLLNSIPWIYKNEDRETNSIGSKLKFTSANRLILSLGSDQELHTIEGKIEKVSGSHSEEWGKFKLEEKTTVGIPTSFDRFFSNLTEADSEVSLTKPYKIISETFYAPSDMGEYSAASGDTNPIHTDIDFAKYAGWKERIVHGLWTSSRVIKQIVMDVCQGDPSRLSSFEETFEAPVYLGEELLLEAIHVSQKKGSQVLSVNLENRNGERKLSAKAIVSPKKTGYVFTGQGSQSQGMGMKLRDEFPEARNVWQRAENTTKDELGFSLLKIVQDNPTSLKVGKKVWNHPKGVLHLTQFTQVALVTKSMADWEILKERGFLDSEAPFAGHSLGEFSALSARGFLGLENVIRIVYGRGLTMQSLVPRDKEGRSPFGMSVVLGNRHVGLDEETILKVVAQIKEDLRLPLEVVNLNIRDKQYSVTGDLKALTEMENRFKEIVRGKKTTIRLEGIDVPFHSRVLVNGVSEFRKTLEANVPQISGFEELDGKYIPNLVAKPFSIDKKFIKYVQEVSGSPILEKILKEERKLSDKELRRILLIELLAYQFAMPVQWIKTQDQFFQDLKVRRLIDLGARGDLAGMARQTLREISDPSSFEILHIEENRNVVFSELEDCDTAEFSKLREIQEPIAAEAPIAKTEARTAAPQVLEMIQEVQQFGGEETSVNLTKKDALFVLLALKAGIRPEEISEDENIDTLFGGNSSKRNQVMADLGAEFKTTSLDGAHEKSLKDLVKSLEEQSAYTQPGPYLRTSFEETLKKFFPPDFGRTEVFKHLKEERGLSSSGIFAVSIYLPLYVREGDSLRKGALSSISLSSRIGNSKDASKWLDKAVDLFAQSKGIRIGKLSANNSGSGGGAKVDAAALEELERKYFGAEGIFGKAIKNFQSRLLGEDPFAEFLIKDLNILQEARQKIQAESTPSSLFEEKKIVRFSNSEQWAKKKLLQALTKIRVGTLNSFGLEEEKYFANHTNPLLSQVLNYWDQILEKDEIQFPEEKKNIRSKREYLKSLSSQWDKNRKPVFQAENSVLRPKLEISEEGNFNFKEVEYSINLKDFFQGKISIGTSKDQGGNWSEDQKETAAILNSISNSSKDGISFSGLKVLVTGGGPNSIALETVFVLLAGGADIILTTTSYSPEKVKFYKRIFQKYGAKGASLTLVPFSQGSFEDIRSLSEWLVQKDWEPDVLIPFGAVGEENTGSQLDDSSLISLRVMLLGVEKLIGTLGRVKNTPTETSPLHVILPLSPNHGIFGRDGMYAETKLGLETLFRKKFSEEDDWGKHTRIHGCVIGWVRGTGLMEANDLVAQALEERSGVFTFSRREMGLLLGNLIHTCVFHSSEQITKANFTGGLDSQTDLGKTLGKIRTDILSEAKIKKETFALKNKIVLEKHKSITREFLPKEVYKYPSIPSQSKLNEIGHLKELDLSQTICVVGFAELGPAGSSMTRWELEKSGTLSLEASLELAWMMGFIKFQAADKGRSWTDSETGEALAEWEIKSKYEEKILAHTGIRIIDKESVGFDPSTLFSFVDVVLEEDFFIPVSNSKEAEEFKKAEPEATEIYHDPEKDKWFVRRKKGSTIKARKASDFNRKVAGQIPKGWDPAKYGLTKDLTAQVDPITVYNLYCTCEAFLRSGMEPMELYRFLHPGLVGSTVGSGMGGMGKLKRMFHDFLLGKERQHDALQESLINVTTAWALTSYVGGYGPVQTPVAACATAGISLEMAASLIKEGKAGFMLAGAFDDFAMESLVGFGDMQATASSVEMLEQGIDPKGMCRPNDIRRGGFVEAQGGGVVLLARADLALEAGLPVYGILAYAGSKTDGIQASIPAPGLGLLSLGAESEKEKSPLRIALAAFGLTADDIGVAYKHDTSTKANDKNENKLLYNLLSKLGRSPGNLLPVVSQKSLTGHSKGGAAAWQTIGVLQTLEEGIVTGNRNLEEVDPDMNDYQFITFTDESIPFGKHNIKAGMLTTLGFGHVGALCLFVHSDYFLAALTSEQRETYLKLRRKREITNRNRYHEIRMGIGKPLYERHTKSYFQEEEIGILLNANYRSKQEEKR, encoded by the coding sequence ATGAAAACGAATTATTCAAACGGAGCATTGTCTTCCGAACAAGTATCACCTGTCTTTAAGGATCTTTCCGCTCAATCCGCCAAAATATTCGTAACCTTTAGTGGACAAGGATTAGATCCAATTCCCGAGTTACGTTCTTTCTACGAAGAAGGTCATTCTAATTCCGAATTTTGGCAAACTATCTTCTCTTCTATCGAAGAAGAATGTAAAACAATCCATAAAGACAGACTTATAGGAGCATTACCCTTAGGTTTTCATTTAAAGGATTGGCTGGATCAGCCAGAGCTGACTCCGGATCATTCTATCTTGAAGAATTGTTCTTATAGTATTCCTCTTATCTTTTTAGCCCAAGCTGCCGCATTATATAGAGTTCTCCAAGATGAATCCAATTGGGACGTTCTATTCAACGAAACCTCAGGAATATTCGGCCATTCTCAAGGGGTATATGCGGGATTTTTACTATCTTCTTCTCCGGATAAAACCACATTCTTAAAGAATCTATCTCTGATACTTAAGAACTTGATTAGTTTAGGAATTCGAGTCCAAGAAGAATTTCCGATCTTAGAATTGGATATTTCCGCTAAAAAACTTTTAAAACCGGATGAGATCGCGTCTCCTATGGCGGCCTTAAGATCGGAAAACGATCCTTTATTAAAGGAAGAATTAGAAAAATTTAATATAACCAGAAGTTCAGAAGATACCGTATATTTAGGTCTAAAGAATGGTCCAAAGGCTAGAGTAGTATGTGGATCCCCGGAGTCTTTATTAGAGTTCAGAAGTTTCCTTACAAATAATAGTTTTCCTAACCTGGATTCTTGGGCATTTCTTAAAATTTCCGCTCCATTTCACAGCCCCCTATTAAGAAGGGTCCCCGTACTTTTAGAAGAAGATGTAAAAAGGATCGGATTCAATCCTAAACAATCCGATCTAAAAATTCCTTTATACGATACAAGAGACGGAAGAGATCTCAGAACCGAATCCGACATTGCACTTGCATTATCCAGAATGGCAGTGGCAGAAACATTAGATTGGGAGATCTGCTTAGGAAGTTTAGAAAAAGAAGAAAATAAAGTTTTGCTGATCTCTTTCGGACCGGGAGTGGACGCCGAAAAATTATGCTCTCCTATTTTAAAAGGTAAATCCCATCTCGTTCGGAACTTAAGCAAATCCGAATCTTACAGATCTTTTACTAAAGAAGTAAATTTAGAATTTCCTAAATCATGGAAGGAATTCCAGCCGAAAACAGTAGAGCTTCCGAATGGTAAAGTTTTCTTAAAGAACAATTATTCTGTTTGGACAGGAAGAGCTCCGATCTTCGGAGGAGGTATGACTCCTTCTACCGTTGAACCTGGAATAGTCATTGCTGCTGCAAAAGAAGGATACCTGGTAGAATGGGCAGGAGGCGGACAGGTAACCGAAGAACTATTTCGAAAAAGAATGGAAGTATTTCGAAAAGAATTACCTGCAGGTACAGGTATAGTAATCAATCTACTATACTTAGATGCTTACTTATGGAACCTGCAAGTTCCATTAGTGAAAAAACTCAAAAGTGAAGGTGCTCCAATCGAAGGAGTTACTGTCTCTGCAGGTATTCCGGAAACGGAAGAAGCGATTCGAATATTAAAAGATTTTGAAGCTCATGGGATCTGGCTGAATTCATTCAAACCTGGAACTCAAAAACAGATCAAACAAGTTATCTCCATCGCTAAACAAATACCGGATTCAAAAATCCTAATGCAGATAGAAGGTGGAGCCGCAGGAGGACATCATAGCTGGGAAGATCTGGAAGAATTGGTCCGCTCTACTTACAGCGAGATCAGAGACTGTAAAAATATTATTCTAGCAGTCGGTGGAGGGATCGCAGAACCTCAAGATTCCAGATCTTGGTTATTCGGGACATGGGCAGGAAAAAATCCGATGCCTGTGGATGCGGTATTCTTAGGAACCAGGCTCATGGCTGCCAAAGAATGCGCTACATCGGAAAAGATTAAACAAGCACTAGTAGAGATCTCAGGTTCTGAAAATTGGAAAAGCACCCAAGAAGGAAAGAACGCAGGCGGAGTGATCTCGGGTAGATCAGGATTAGGTGCTGATATTTATTATGCGGAAAATACTTGGACCAAACTTTCCACTCTTGCAGAAGAACTCACAAAAGGAAAAGAAACTGAAGAAGCTAAAAAAGCAGTTCTATCCAAAAAGAAAGAATTAATCTCTCTCATAAATTCCACTGCTAAGCCCTACTTCGGTGATCTAGAAGAAATGAGTTATACTCAAATTCTTTTTAGATATTTAGAACTGACCTGCCCTGGACAAAGATTGATTTCTCCGGAAGGGTGGCCGGATCATCCTTTTATAGATAAAAGTTTTAGAAATAGATTTATAGAATTAGTACAAAGATCCGAAGCTCGGATCTCGGAACCGAACGATCAAAATTCTATACTGGAATTAATAGGATGCGACTTCGATCCGAATGTTTTTCTAAACGAATGGAAAACCAGATATAAGAACGCAGATACAATCCTAATCTTACCGGAAGATATTATTTTTTTCTTTGATGTTTGCAAAAGACCAGGCAAACCGGTAAACTTTATCCCGGTAATCGATGAGGACTTGGTAAAATGGATCCGTTCGGATTCTCTTTGGTATTCTCATTGTGAGGATATGGAACCGGATTCTTGCGCTTGGATCCCTGGACCAAAAGCGATCAAAGGAATTCATAAGGCGAACGAGCCTGTCTCCTCCATCTTCCGAAATTTTTTACAAGCAAGTTTAGAAAATTCTAAACCTGAAAAGATCCATTGGGAAGATCTATTCGATCCGAATTCTCAAGGGAAAAATATACTGAACTTGTTCCCGGAAGAACAAATCAGGAACAATTCCATTTCTATATTTGAAAATCTTGATATAACTTCAAATGATTGGATATTGAGTTTAGCGGAATTAGGAAAAGGGTTCCTGACTGCGATTTTAAGATCCCCTAAAATCGGACAAACTACATCCGACTTAAAACTATTCTTCGAACCAAGGATCGGCAGAAAGTTTATCTGGGAAACAAGCGGCTCCGAAGAATTATTACTGATCCAGGTCTGGGAAGAAAACAAACTAAAAGTAGAATTAAAACTTTCAGAAAAAGATTCCGCGGAATTAAAATTATTCTTCTACGATCCTAAAGACGGAACTGCAATACCTTTCCAAAGAAAGTTTAGTTCAGGAAAAACTTTAGGTACATTCATAGAGGAAGATCTCGCATTTAGAGAAAAATCCGGCCTAGACCTCTATTTGAAAACATGGGGATTGGATGAAAAGATCGATCTAAATTCTTCCAAGGGTATTTCACAAGAATTAGAATCCGAGATCGTAATCGATAAAGAATCCATTTTAAATTTCAGAAAGGCAATCGGAGAATTAAGGAGAACCGATCTAAAATCGGATCCGAATCCTCCTCTTGGGATGAGTACTGCATTCGCTTGGAAAGTCCTCCTTTCTCCTTTATTTACATTAGAAAATAAGAATTTATTCAGGCTTTTGCACTTCTCCCAAAATTTCCGATGGGAAAAAGAAGCAAATGAGTTAGTTCCGGGAGATAAACTAAGATCCAAAGCAAGACTCGCTAAAGTTCGAAAACTAGGCTCAGGGCAAGAGATCCAGATCTTAGGAGAGATCTTAAAAGAAGAAAATAAGATCTGCTCTTTCCAAACCGGATTTTTGATCCGAGATGTTTATTCCAAATTCGAAGAATTCGATTCTTTACCTTTCGAAAAAAGTATTTTGATCAAATCGGAAGCGGAATCCAATCTTCTAAATTCTATCCCTTGGATCTATAAAAATGAAGACCGAGAAACGAATTCAATCGGATCCAAATTAAAATTCACATCTGCAAACCGTCTTATTCTGTCTTTAGGTTCGGACCAAGAACTTCATACAATCGAAGGTAAGATCGAAAAAGTTTCAGGTTCTCATTCGGAAGAATGGGGAAAATTCAAATTAGAAGAAAAAACTACTGTTGGAATTCCAACATCTTTTGATCGATTCTTCTCTAATCTCACCGAAGCGGATTCCGAAGTCTCACTTACTAAACCTTACAAGATCATATCCGAAACTTTTTACGCTCCTTCCGATATGGGCGAATATTCAGCCGCATCCGGAGACACGAACCCGATCCATACGGACATTGATTTTGCAAAATATGCCGGCTGGAAAGAAAGGATCGTTCATGGACTGTGGACCTCTTCTAGAGTAATTAAACAAATCGTAATGGACGTATGCCAAGGGGATCCGTCCAGATTATCTTCCTTCGAGGAAACTTTCGAAGCTCCGGTATATTTGGGAGAAGAACTTCTTTTGGAGGCGATCCATGTTTCTCAGAAAAAAGGATCTCAGGTTCTCTCAGTTAACTTGGAGAATAGAAATGGAGAAAGGAAGTTAAGCGCAAAAGCAATCGTTTCTCCTAAAAAAACAGGATACGTGTTTACAGGCCAAGGTTCTCAATCCCAAGGAATGGGAATGAAACTCAGGGATGAGTTTCCGGAAGCTAGAAATGTTTGGCAAAGAGCGGAGAACACTACAAAAGACGAGTTAGGCTTCTCTCTTTTAAAAATTGTACAGGACAATCCGACTTCATTGAAAGTGGGAAAAAAAGTTTGGAACCATCCTAAAGGTGTTCTTCACCTTACTCAATTTACGCAAGTTGCTTTGGTCACCAAGTCCATGGCGGATTGGGAGATCTTAAAAGAAAGAGGATTTTTAGATTCGGAAGCGCCATTCGCAGGCCATTCTCTAGGAGAATTCTCCGCTCTATCTGCCAGAGGATTTTTAGGATTAGAGAATGTGATCCGGATCGTGTATGGAAGAGGACTTACCATGCAAAGTCTGGTCCCAAGGGACAAGGAAGGAAGAAGTCCTTTCGGGATGAGTGTTGTATTAGGAAATCGTCATGTAGGCTTGGATGAAGAAACCATTCTAAAAGTTGTAGCGCAGATCAAAGAAGATCTGCGCCTTCCTTTAGAAGTCGTCAACTTAAACATCAGAGATAAACAATATTCTGTGACGGGAGATCTAAAAGCTCTCACCGAAATGGAAAATCGTTTTAAAGAGATCGTAAGAGGAAAAAAAACCACAATCCGTTTAGAAGGAATCGATGTACCTTTTCATTCCAGAGTTTTGGTAAACGGAGTTTCAGAATTCAGAAAAACCCTGGAAGCGAATGTCCCTCAAATATCCGGTTTCGAAGAATTGGATGGCAAATATATCCCGAATCTGGTGGCAAAACCATTCTCCATTGATAAGAAATTCATTAAATACGTTCAGGAAGTATCAGGAAGCCCGATATTAGAGAAAATCCTAAAAGAAGAACGGAAACTTTCTGATAAGGAACTCAGAAGGATCCTGCTGATCGAATTACTCGCTTATCAATTTGCGATGCCTGTTCAATGGATCAAGACCCAGGATCAATTCTTCCAAGATCTGAAAGTCAGAAGATTAATAGATCTTGGAGCCAGAGGAGATCTTGCAGGTATGGCAAGGCAGACTCTCAGAGAAATTTCGGATCCTTCTTCATTCGAAATACTGCATATAGAAGAAAATCGAAATGTGGTCTTTTCAGAATTAGAAGATTGTGACACTGCTGAATTCTCAAAACTCAGAGAAATTCAGGAACCAATTGCGGCAGAGGCTCCGATCGCAAAAACGGAAGCCAGGACCGCTGCACCACAAGTCCTGGAAATGATCCAAGAAGTTCAGCAATTCGGCGGGGAAGAAACATCCGTAAATCTTACTAAGAAAGATGCGTTATTCGTACTACTTGCTTTGAAGGCGGGAATTCGACCTGAAGAAATTTCAGAAGACGAAAACATAGATACTCTATTCGGAGGGAATTCTTCCAAAAGAAATCAGGTGATGGCGGATCTTGGAGCTGAATTCAAGACCACAAGTTTAGATGGGGCTCATGAAAAGTCCTTAAAAGATCTGGTAAAATCCTTAGAAGAACAGTCCGCATACACACAACCGGGACCGTATCTTAGGACTTCTTTTGAAGAAACTTTGAAGAAATTTTTCCCGCCTGATTTCGGCAGAACGGAAGTCTTTAAACATTTAAAAGAGGAAAGAGGTTTAAGCTCTTCCGGAATTTTTGCGGTCAGCATCTATCTTCCTTTATACGTAAGAGAAGGAGATTCATTGCGAAAAGGAGCTTTGAGCTCGATCTCGTTAAGTTCTCGGATAGGAAATTCTAAAGACGCTTCTAAATGGCTGGATAAAGCGGTAGATCTATTCGCTCAATCTAAAGGAATACGGATCGGAAAACTTTCCGCAAATAATTCAGGATCAGGCGGAGGAGCAAAAGTAGATGCAGCCGCTCTGGAAGAACTAGAAAGAAAATATTTCGGAGCGGAAGGAATATTTGGAAAAGCAATTAAGAATTTCCAATCCAGACTTTTAGGAGAAGATCCATTTGCGGAATTTTTAATTAAAGACCTAAACATTCTACAGGAAGCAAGGCAAAAGATCCAAGCAGAGTCGACACCTTCTTCTTTATTTGAAGAGAAGAAGATAGTTCGTTTTTCCAACTCGGAACAATGGGCAAAGAAAAAATTACTGCAAGCACTCACAAAGATCAGGGTCGGAACTTTGAACAGTTTCGGCTTAGAAGAAGAAAAGTATTTTGCAAATCATACAAATCCCCTGTTGTCTCAGGTTTTAAATTATTGGGACCAAATTTTGGAGAAGGATGAAATCCAATTTCCGGAAGAGAAAAAAAACATTCGCTCCAAAAGAGAATATTTAAAGTCTCTTTCTTCACAGTGGGATAAAAACAGAAAACCGGTCTTCCAAGCGGAGAACTCCGTATTACGACCTAAACTAGAGATCTCCGAAGAAGGGAATTTTAACTTTAAAGAAGTAGAATATTCTATAAATTTAAAGGATTTTTTCCAAGGAAAAATTTCCATCGGAACAAGTAAGGATCAGGGAGGGAACTGGAGCGAGGATCAAAAAGAGACGGCAGCCATTTTAAACTCCATCTCGAATTCCTCCAAAGACGGAATTTCTTTCTCCGGTTTGAAAGTTTTAGTAACCGGCGGAGGTCCGAATTCAATCGCATTAGAAACAGTTTTTGTTCTGCTTGCAGGTGGAGCGGATATTATTCTAACGACTACTTCTTATTCTCCCGAAAAAGTTAAATTTTATAAAAGAATTTTCCAAAAATACGGAGCAAAAGGCGCCTCTCTCACGTTAGTTCCTTTCTCCCAAGGATCATTCGAAGACATACGCTCCTTATCGGAATGGCTGGTCCAAAAAGATTGGGAGCCGGATGTTTTAATTCCGTTCGGCGCAGTCGGAGAAGAAAACACAGGATCACAGTTGGATGATTCTTCTTTAATATCTTTGAGAGTCATGCTGCTCGGTGTTGAAAAACTGATAGGCACTCTAGGAAGAGTGAAAAACACACCTACTGAAACTTCTCCGCTTCATGTGATCTTACCTCTTTCACCGAATCATGGTATCTTCGGAAGAGATGGAATGTATGCAGAAACTAAATTGGGTCTCGAGACATTGTTCCGCAAAAAATTCTCCGAGGAAGATGATTGGGGAAAACATACAAGGATCCACGGTTGTGTGATCGGTTGGGTAAGAGGAACCGGTCTCATGGAGGCCAATGATCTTGTTGCCCAGGCACTGGAAGAAAGATCAGGAGTATTTACATTCTCCAGAAGAGAGATGGGGCTTCTTTTAGGAAATTTGATCCACACTTGTGTGTTCCATTCTTCCGAGCAGATCACTAAGGCAAATTTTACGGGCGGCCTGGATTCTCAAACCGATCTTGGAAAAACTTTAGGGAAGATCCGCACGGATATTCTTTCGGAAGCAAAGATCAAAAAGGAAACCTTCGCACTTAAGAATAAAATCGTATTAGAAAAACATAAATCTATTACGAGAGAATTCCTGCCTAAGGAAGTGTATAAGTATCCTTCTATCCCTTCTCAATCTAAACTGAATGAGATAGGACATTTAAAAGAATTAGATCTGTCTCAAACTATTTGTGTGGTAGGTTTTGCGGAATTGGGGCCAGCGGGCAGCTCCATGACCAGATGGGAATTGGAAAAATCAGGCACACTTTCCTTAGAGGCTTCTCTAGAACTTGCTTGGATGATGGGATTTATCAAATTCCAAGCGGCAGATAAAGGAAGAAGTTGGACAGATTCCGAAACGGGAGAAGCTCTCGCAGAATGGGAGATCAAATCCAAATACGAAGAAAAGATCTTAGCTCATACTGGAATTCGGATCATAGACAAGGAATCGGTGGGTTTCGATCCTTCCACGTTATTCTCCTTTGTGGATGTGGTCTTGGAAGAGGACTTCTTCATTCCTGTTTCTAATTCTAAAGAAGCGGAAGAATTCAAAAAAGCGGAACCGGAAGCCACTGAAATCTATCACGATCCGGAAAAAGACAAATGGTTCGTGAGAAGAAAAAAAGGAAGCACCATCAAAGCCAGAAAAGCTTCCGACTTCAATAGAAAAGTTGCAGGACAGATCCCTAAAGGTTGGGATCCGGCAAAATACGGACTCACCAAAGATCTGACTGCTCAAGTAGATCCGATCACGGTATATAATCTTTATTGCACATGTGAAGCATTCTTACGCTCCGGAATGGAACCAATGGAATTGTATAGATTCCTGCATCCAGGACTTGTAGGCTCCACAGTCGGTTCAGGTATGGGAGGAATGGGCAAACTCAAAAGAATGTTCCATGACTTCTTACTCGGCAAAGAAAGACAGCATGACGCATTGCAAGAGTCACTGATCAACGTTACTACAGCATGGGCGCTCACTTCCTATGTAGGAGGATACGGTCCCGTCCAAACCCCGGTTGCAGCTTGTGCCACTGCGGGAATTTCTTTGGAGATGGCGGCAAGTTTGATCAAAGAAGGCAAAGCGGGCTTTATGTTGGCCGGTGCCTTCGATGATTTTGCGATGGAAAGTTTGGTCGGATTCGGAGACATGCAAGCGACTGCAAGCAGCGTAGAAATGTTGGAACAAGGGATCGATCCGAAAGGAATGTGCCGCCCGAATGATATCCGAAGAGGAGGATTCGTAGAAGCGCAAGGCGGAGGAGTCGTTCTTCTTGCAAGAGCGGATTTAGCTTTGGAAGCGGGACTTCCTGTTTATGGAATTTTGGCGTATGCAGGTTCTAAAACGGATGGCATCCAAGCTTCTATTCCTGCGCCTGGTTTAGGGCTTTTATCTTTAGGAGCAGAATCCGAAAAAGAAAAATCTCCTTTGAGAATCGCGTTAGCCGCATTCGGACTCACAGCGGATGATATAGGTGTAGCTTACAAACACGATACTTCCACAAAAGCAAACGATAAGAATGAAAACAAACTTTTGTATAATTTATTATCTAAGTTAGGAAGAAGTCCAGGAAACTTACTACCTGTAGTTTCTCAAAAATCTCTTACTGGGCACTCCAAAGGAGGAGCCGCCGCTTGGCAAACAATCGGAGTATTACAAACCCTGGAAGAAGGTATCGTAACCGGAAACCGCAACCTGGAAGAAGTAGATCCGGACATGAACGATTATCAGTTCATCACTTTTACGGATGAAAGTATTCCATTCGGTAAACATAATATTAAGGCAGGAATGTTGACTACCTTAGGTTTCGGACATGTGGGTGCGCTTTGTCTTTTCGTTCATTCCGATTATTTCTTGGCTGCATTGACTTCAGAACAAAGAGAAACCTATCTGAAGTTAAGAAGAAAAAGAGAGATCACGAATCGAAACAGATACCATGAGATCAGAATGGGTATAGGAAAACCTTTGTATGAAAGGCATACCAAGTCCTACTTCCAGGAAGAA